In the Diprion similis isolate iyDipSimi1 chromosome 2, iyDipSimi1.1, whole genome shotgun sequence genome, one interval contains:
- the LOC124412009 gene encoding protein transport protein Sec24A, with protein MSQSSGYQYQPYSNTPGSLKNRPPMVNGEPNTPPRVQNGTPSSQSSRDPSREPSRDPSPTPNQYRSQMPRSSMPPINGQQSLSRNPAALPPRMGQMQNYSPSGTPPPLQNSPSNIAPSVSNVPMLRPPYSTTQPLDQLSSSQQISSKSQILSPNPTQTVAEPSVPPTSNQSYSLPGGYVKPAFADNAPDLNNLSLTDNANITAASQTVSKPQSYTQLGPSLSHTGSTVGQVSRTTQNLSHHPPIQNNRPPMMSDPQTSSDVGNTRYNSNKTVESVNQLSSSSSTQPDSNQPSQTPFFQSPEQPRSSTQNIFAPSNTNSATNLSSASLSSQPIFSSTQNLFSSTQNVQTNSQNVLGTVQTAIPSSLSTQYSTQNSSTTNLQTQFATPGPPATQYSQNTVLTNPQTFSGPQTPYVSSTPSSTQYNTNQYSNPQATRSSQSNLAGPPTGLSQSQSSYGSLQNLTSQRKYPQNPYGIQTQPETGNMVGPPLAPQNPVLQPPAPVGPGQYQSGPIQTAMPLLPGHQTTNQNQYAMQPHNTGQMSNVPLDNMAKRYPGSYPDQMNQLNNQMGGLNVTHSGFNQLWGMECVDLLQTRNILPAESVKPPKVKLQQEFLDSVNCSPDIFRCTLTKIPESSSLLKKSRLPLGVLIHPFKDLNHLPVIQCSTIVRCRACRTYINPFVYFVDSKRWKCNLCYRVNELPEEFQFDPVTKSYGDPSRRPEVKTSTIEFIAPSEYMLRPPQPAVYLFLLDVSRLAVESGYLNVVCNTIDDELTRLPGDSRTQVGFLAIDSALHFFSMPDNVSQPHEMVMLDVDDVFLPCPDNLIVNLKEREELIRDLLAQLPVKFQGTHDTNCALGAGLQTAFKLMSPTGGRVTVFQTCLPNLGPGSLQSREDPNNRSGKDVPHLNPATDFYKRIALDCSGQQIAVDLFLLNSQYSDLATLSGMCKFSGGCMYHIPLFRVNKPQHTDILERMLRRYLTRKIGFEAVMRIRCTRGLSIDTFHGNFFVRSTDLLSLPNVNPDAGFGMQIAIEENLSDVQSVCFQAALLYTSSKGERRIRVHTLCLPVAANLSDILHSADQQCIIGLLAKMAVDRSQQSSLSDARDALINVAIDALSAYKVCQSVASGSLLAPGNLKLLPLYIIALLKYIAFRSGTSTRLDDRVFAMCQMKALPLSHLIQHVYPDMYPIHALNDENAKDVDGKICPQPPRLHLSAEKLDSRGAFVLDAGDKILIYVGKNLHPSFYSNVLGVQAFSCIPEEMYQLPELDTPESDRVRNFIFSLQEEKPYYASLQIVREDSHFKQIFTERLIEDRIESALSYYEFLQHLKTRIK; from the exons ATGTCTCAGTCAAGTGGTTATCAGTACCAGCCATACTCAAATACTCCAGGATCTTTGAAAAATAGACCTCCAATGGTTAACGGAGAACCCAACACACCGCCACGTGTACAGAATG GTACACCATCTTCTCAGTCATCTCGTGACCCATCAAGAGAACCCTCAAGAGATCCTTCACCCACACCTAATCAATATAGATCACAGATGCCAAGGTCGTCTATGCCTCCCATTAATGGACAGCAAAGTTTGAGTAGGAACCCTGCTGCTTTACCGCCACGAATGGGTCAAATGCAGAACTATAGTCCTTCTGGAACGCCTCCGCCGCTTCAGAACAGTCCATCAAATATTGCACCCTCAGTATCCAACGTCCCTATGCTTAGGCCACCTTATTCTACCACACAACCTCTAGATCAGCTATCTAGTTCTCAGCAAATTTCCTCAAAAAGTCAAATTCTATCCCCAAATCCTACTCAAACCGTGGCAGAGCCCTCAGTTCCTCCAACTTCGAATCAAAGCTATTCATTGCCAGGTGGATATGTAAAACCTGCATTTGCTGACAATGCTCCTGATTTGAACAATCTTTCATTAACTGACAACGCAAACATCACAGCTGCATCGCAGACTGTATCTAAACCCCAAAGTTACACACAGTTAGGACCAAGCCTAAGTCATACAGGATCAACTGTTGGTCAGGTTAGTCGAACAACTCAAAATTTATCACACCATCCGCCAATTCAGAATAACAGGCCACCCATGATGAGTGACCCTCAAACATCATCAGATGTTGGAAATACAAGATATAACTCAAATAAAACTGTAGAAAGTGTGAATCAGCTGTCTTCAAGTTCATCTACACAACCAGACAGTAACCAGCCAAGTCAAACTCCTTTCTTTCAATCACCTGAGCAACCTAGAAGTTCaacacaaaatatttttgcaccTTCAAACACTAATTCTGCCACGAATTTGAGCTCAGCTAGTTTATCATCACAACCCATCTTCAGTAGCACGCAAAATCTGTTTAGCAGTACACAAAATGTACAAACTAACTCCCAGAATGTGCTGGGTACTGTACAAACTGCCATTCCAAGTTCCCTAAGCACTCAGTATTCTACTCAAAATTCGAGTACAACAAACTTACAGACACAGTTTGCCACGCCTGGACCTCCAGCCACTCAATACTCTCAAAACACGGTTCTGACAAACCCGCAAACCTTCTCCGGTCCTCAGACACCCTATGTGTCCTCAACGCCATCCTCGACCCAATACAATACGAATCAATATTCCAATCCACAAGCCACGCGCAGCAGTCAATCAAATTTGGCTGGACCTCCTACTGGACTTAGTCAGAGTCAAAGTTCGTATGGCAGCCTCCAAAATTTAACCAGTCAAAGGAAGTATCCTCAAAATCCTTACGGAATACAAACACAACCGGAAACAGGAAATATGGTTGGTCCCCCTCTGGCTCCACAGAACCCTGTGTTGCAACCGCCTGCTCCAGTTGGCCCAGGGCAATATCAAAGTGGTCCCATCCAAACTGCGATGCCTCTTTTGCCAGGACACCAGACTACGAAT CAAAATCAGTATGCCATGCAGCCCCATAATACTGGGCAAATGTCTAATGTTCCACTGGATAATATGGCCAAACGTTATCCAGGTTCTTACCCTGACCAAATGAATCAGTTAAATAATCAGATGGGCGGTCTCAATGTTACTCATTCTGGCTTCAATCAACTATGG ggGATGGAATGTGTTGACCTCCTACAAACGCGAAATATTTTACCAGCTGAAAGTGTCAAACCACCGAAAGTCAAATTGCAGCAGGAATTTCTTGACAGTGTAAATTGTAGTCCGGA TATTTTCAGATGTACGTTAACTAAAATTCCTGAAAGTAGTTCTCTACTGAAAAAGTCCAGATTACCATTGGGAGTTCTAATTCATCCGTTTAAAGATTTGAAC caTTTGCCAGTAATACAGTGCAGTACAATTGTACGTTGCCGTGCTTGTAGAACCTATATAAAtccatttgtttattttgtgGATTCAAAGAGATGGAAATGCAACTTATGCTACAGGGTGAATGAAC TTCCTGAAGAATTTCAGTTTGATCCAGTTACTAAATCTTACGGCGATCCATCACGGAGACCAGAAGTAAAAACTAGTACTATCGAATTTATAGCACCTAGTGAATACATG CTTCGTCCTCCACAACCAGCCGTTTATTTGTTCCTCCTGGACGTATCAAGACTTGCGGTAGAAAGCGGATACCTGAATGTCGTTTGTAATACGATAGATGATGAATTGACTAGATTACCTGGAGATAGTAGAACGCAAGTTGGATTCCTTGCAATTGATTCTGCTTTACATTTCTTCAGTATGCCTGATAATGTATCACAGCCACATGAGATGGTTATGTTGGATGTGGatg ATGTATTTTTACCCTGCCCTGATAACCTGattgtaaatttgaaagaaagagaggaatTGATCAGAGATCTGTTGGCACAATTACCAGTTAAATTTCAAGGAACGCATGATACGAACTGTGCTCTAGGGGCAGGCTTACAAACAGCTTTCAAACTAATG TCTCCAACTGGTGGAAGAGTGACGGTGTTTCAGACTTGTTTACCTAATTTGGGACCTGGTTCTTTGCAATCTAGAGAAGATCCAAACAACCGATCAGGCAAAGATGTACCACATTTGAATCCAGCAACTGATTTCTATAAAAGAATTGCATTAGACTGCAGTGGGCAACAAATTGCTGTCGACTTGTTTCTACTCAATAGCCAGTACAGCGATTTGGCCACATTAT ctgGTATGTGTAAGTTTTCGGGTGGTTGTATGTACCACATACCTTTATTCCGAGTGAATAAACCTCAGCATACGGATATACTGGAGAGAATGCTGCGTCGTTATTTGACGCGTAAAATCGGCTTCGAAGCAGTGATGAGAATACGTTGTACACGGGGTCTTAGCATAGACACTTTTCACGGAAACTTCTTCGTACGGTCGACCGACTTACTTAGTTTGCCAAATGTTAACCCAGATGCAGGTTTTGGAATGCAAATTGCCATTGAGGAGAATCTGTCAGACGTTCAAAGTGTTTGCTTTCAGGCTGCACTTTTATATACTTCTAGCAAGG GCGAAAGGCGGATTAGAGTACACACCTTATGTCTACCAGTTGCAGCTAATTTGAGTGATATTTTACATTCGGCTGATCAACAATGTATCATCGGACTATTGGCTAAAATGG CCGTTGACAGATCACAACAGTCTTCGTTATCCGATGCAAGGGATGCATTGATAAACGTTGCAATTGACGCTTTATCTGCCTACAAAGTATGTCAATCTGTAGCGTCAGGGAGTCTTTTAGCTCCAGGAAATTTGAAGTTACTGCCGCTTTATATTATTGCATTATTGAAATAC ATCGCATTTCGATCAGGGACCAGTACACGATTGGATGACAGAGTGTTTGCAATGTGTCAAATGAAGGCACTTCCGTTGTCTCACCTCATTCAACACGTGTATCCCGACATGTATCCAATTCACGCTCTCAATGACGAAAATGCGAAAGACGTTGACGGGAAGATATGCCCGCAACCACCACGGTTACATTTGTCTGCTGAAAAACTCGACTCACGAGGCGCGTTTGTACTTGATGCTGGTGATAAAATTCTCATCTAcgtaggaaaaaatttacacccaTCATTCTACAGTAACGTTCTGGGAGTTCAAGCTTTTTCTTGCATACCTGAAGAAATG TACCAACTGCCTGAGTTGGACACCCCTGAAAGCGATAGAGTTCGTAATTTCATATTTAGTCTTCAAGAAGAAAAACCGTACTACGCTTCCCTGCAAATAGTTAG AGAGGACAGTCATTTCAAGCAGATTTTCACAGAACGATTGATCGAGGATCGTATTGAGTCCGCGTTGAGCTACTATGAATTTTTACAGCACTTGAAAACCCGTATAAAGTAG
- the LOC124415993 gene encoding protein KRI1 homolog yields the protein MNELFKNNHSDSDSELKINSSYAQSYNNWRQKEELNKLKTKYGEHIKDLHTSDEDSSTSEEEDEDGKELTETFEKNFYKTLACLKNKDPRIYDEKVTFFDDVEQDEENSKAMIKEKAKDKPLFLRDYERKVMLERDGKFSDSEDEEALQQENNQPSAPTYVEEQRKLKESFKKILEEDEDDEKADLLKPKAKSNEDEKKEEEAYKEWLKGQHKEIDGEDKKELKPLRDFWTDPKLDQNEKFLRDYILNKKFLDQDSNDFNSEYDLMVHDSDENLSEDEKNIETQEEFEHKYNFRFEEPDQEFIKRYPRTLENSMRRKDTRRAEKRVELKRRKEEEAIRKREELKQLKALKRKEIEEKIEKLKEITGNDDINFNEVDLDGDFDPAEHDRKMQAMFNDEFYAGPEGDLKPEFPDIDQELDIETTWDKYDPKQEEVIPETEYSDGPHCDDPDFNMDADYDPTKTLQEELIDSSRKKKRRRRNKLAVAVSKEKPIFDPTANPSYQAYLDQYYALDYEDMIGDQPCRFKYRNVVANDYGLTIDEIIMADDKELNKWCSLKRALQHRPEYLELNDVTSYQQKARNEALKKKIFKSIYGPKETVEGTEPNPGTGNQQNQEAHKKKRKRNKRKNVATTESDPANGNKISIERSESHPPKHDVDEFKVTSKLKEDVTKKKKKRKITENGQSFITENADESQTQVRQTEIECNGSEKKKAKKGKLVENKKDKINVHKEPSSQISEKINSANDSVKQNVNPKRKQKQKGKTSKDDKKGKNKMTHNKVIKNKKDVVTDLSAERLKAYGINPKKFKNKLKYGNKN from the exons ATGAAtgagttatttaaaaacaACCATTCTGATTCGGATtcggaattaaaaataaattcgagtTACGCGCAAAGTTACAACAATTGGAGACAGAAAGAGGAACTGAACAAAT TGAAAACAAAGTATGGTGAACACATTAAAGATCTTCATACGTCGGACGAGGATTCCAGTACctcggaggaggaggatgaagaTGGAAAG GAATTGACTGAGacgttcgaaaaaaacttttacaaaacCTTGGCGtgcttaaaaaataaagacccTCGAATTTACGATGAAAAAGTTACTTTCTTCGATGACGTCGAACAGGACGAGGAGAACTCCAAAGCGATGATTAAAGAGAAAGCTAAAGACAAGCCCCTGTTCTTGAGAGACTATGAACGCAAAGTTATGCTCGAACGAGATGGTAAATTTAGCGACAGCGAAGATGAAGAAGCTCTCCAGCAAGAGAATAATCAACCTTCAGCTCCCACCTATGTGGAAGAGCAGCGCAAGCTGAAGGAAAGCTTTAAAAAGATCTTGGAGGAGGATGAAGATGATGAGAAAGCTGATCTACTAAAGCCAAAAGCAAAATCtaacgaagatgaaaaaaag GAGGAAGAAGCTTACAAGGAATGGCTGAAGGGTCAGCATAAGGAAATCGATGGGGAGGATAAGAAAGAATTAAAACCTTTGCGAGATTTTTGGACTGACCCAAAACTAGatcaaaatgagaaatttcttaGAGACTATATTctgaataagaaatttttggatcAAGATTCTAATGATTTCAACTCGGAGTACGATTTGATGGTTCATGATAGTGATGAGAATTTGAGTGAAGATGAGAAGAACATTGAAACGCAAGAAGAATTTGAgcacaaatataattttcgattCGAAGAGCCTGATCAAGAATTCATAAAGAG ATATCCTCGAACCCTTGAGAATTCAATGAGACGTAAAGATACACGGCGTGCTGAAAAGAGGGTCGAAttaaaaaggagaaaagaggaagaagctATTCGAAAGCGCGAAGAATTAAAACAATTGAAGGCTCTCAAACGAAAGGAGATTGAAGAAAAGATcgagaaattaaaagaaattacTG GTAACGACGATATAAACTTCAATGAAGTTGATTTGGATGGGGATTTCGACCCAGCCGAGCATGATCGTAAGATGCAGGCTATGTTTAATGACGAATTTTATGCTGGACCTGAAGGCGATCTGAAACCGGAATTTCCAGACATTGATCAAGAACTAGATATCGAAACAACGTGGGATAAGTATGATCCGAAACAGGAGGAAGTAATACCGGAAACCGAGTATAGTGACGGACCGCACTGCGACGACCCAGATTTCAAT ATGGATGCCGATTATGATCCAACGAAGACACTACAGGAAGAATTGATCGATTCTTctcgaaaaaagaagagacgaAGACGTAATAAATTGGCGGTGGCAGTTTCTAAGGAGAAGCCTATTTTTGATCCAACTGCGAATCCATCATATCAAGCGTATTTAGATCAATATTACGCTTTGGATTATGAAGATATGATCGGTGACCAGCCTTGCAGATTTAAATACAGAAACGTTGTCGCGAATGATTATGGGCTAACAATAGACGAA ATCATTATGGCTGATGATAAAGAATTGAACAAATGGTGTTCGCTGAAAAGAGCGCTTCAACACAGACCTGAATATCTCGAGTTGAATGACGTTACATCTTACCAACAAAAAGCTCGTAATGAAGcgttaaagaagaaaatattcaaaagcaTATATGG GCCGAAAGAAACAGTTGAAGGTACGGAGCCAAACCCTGGTACCGGTAATCAGCAAAATCAAGAGGCACATAAGAAGAAACGGAAAAGAAATAAGCGCAAGAATGTTGCTACAACTGAAAGTGATCCTGCTAATGGAAACAAAATATCCATTGAAAGGTCTGAGTCTCATCCTCCAAAACATGATGTTGACGAATTCAAAGTTACAAGTAAATTGAAGGAAGATGtcacgaagaagaagaaaaaaaggaaaatcacAGAAAACGGACAAAGTTTCATAACCGAAAATGCAGACGAATCGCAGACACAGGTAAGACAGACGGAAATTGAATGCAATGGGtcggaaaagaagaaagctAAAAAAGGTAAGCTagtcgaaaacaaaaaagataaaatcaaTGTTCACAAAGAACCGAGTAGTCAGATTTCTGAAAAGATCAATTCTGCGAATGATTCCGTAAAACAAAACGTGAATCCTAAACGTAAACAGAAACAAAAGGGTAAAACTTCGAAGGACGATAAgaaaggtaaaaataaaatgacacataacaaagtaataaaaaataagaaggatGTGGTAACAGATTTGAGTGCAGAGAGATTGAAGGCTTATGGAATCAATCCgaagaagtttaaaaataagttgaagtatgggaataaaaattaa
- the LOC124415844 gene encoding putative gustatory receptor 28b, with translation MKFPEPKTFRGAMSPAILFSWACGCGIFEFPSGHPRPVLSLFWSSLHFVVYLSSCLGIIRIPILPIVRETPLIKYYYYINSCFGTMCVITSIVGARKIQKLKNFHHRLKKVNKNLQKNFGIPEDYGAAFKCNLVHLIVAFINIIIITFASGIFIINAQNSSLIIFWISRIYQIIYMSTLICTYCGLIRYISNRFQQLNAYILELAFSDSETIPFLQSLSRSKFSPHSLIMFEIHGDLRLAKAADIHWKVYVLREVRSIHHELCMAAEEINRVFGIQIVFVMGMSIYNITSLIFGLYLLLTTPTMMFQNFHHAYFFYNLSWFSFFLTVIFYIVHCSSMVSDEAQKIGKLMYEVGKRNKETQDEINAFSIQLLKNPLKLTANGFFVLDYKMICAVGGLVSTYLVILIQMHAVSN, from the exons ATGAAGTTCCCGGAGCCGAAGACGTTCCGTGGTGCCATGTCCCCGGCAATTCTATTCAGCTGGGCCTGCGGATGTGGAATCTTTGAGTTTCCAAGTGGACATCCGCGACCTGTCCTATCTCTTTTCTGGTCAAGCCTTCATTTCGTGGTTTATTTAAGTAGTTGCTTGGGCATCATTCGAATACCGATTTTACCGATAGTGCGCGAAACACCGCTGATTAAGTATTACTATTATATCAACAGCTGCTTTGGTACGATGTGCGTCATCACTTCAATAGTTGGCGCTCGGAAAATACAG aaattgaaaaatttccaccaTAGGCTTAAAAAAGTCAACAAGAACTTGCagaagaatttcgggatcccTGAGGATTATGGAGCAGCCTTCAAGTGCAACTTAGTTCACCTTATCGTGgcttttataaatataatcattATCACCTTCGCAAGTggcatttttataattaacgcACAGAATTCCTCCCTCATCATTTTCTGGATTAGCCGAATCTATCAAATCATCTATATGTCAACCCTTATCTGCACTTACTGCGGTTTGATCAG GTACATCAGTAACCGGTTCCAACAACTGAACGCGTATATTCTTGAGTTGGCATTCAGTGATAGTGAGACAATACCGTTTCTCCAAAGTTTGAGCCGCTCCAAATTTTCACCACACTCCCTGATCATGTTCGAGATTCACGGAGATCTGCGTTTGGCCAAAGCTGCGGATATACATTGGAAGGTGTACGTTTTGCGGGAAGTAAG GAGTATACATCATGAGCTATGCATGGCTGCCGAGGAGATAAATAGGGTCTTTGGAATACAGATCGTTTTCGTTATGGGAATGTCGATTTACAACATAACTTCACTGATTTTCGGCCTCTACCTGCTATTAACAACCCCAACTATGATGTTTCAAAACTTTCATCACGCATACTTCTTTTATAACCTTAGTtggttcagtttttttttaacagtaattttttacatcgttCATTGCAGTTCTATGGTCTCCGACGAG GCGCAGAAGATTGGTAAGCTAATGTACGAAGTGGGCAAACGAAATAAGGAAACACAAGACGAG ATCAACGCCTTTTCGATCCAGCTCTTGAAAAATCCATTGAAACTGACGGCGAATGGGTTCTTCGTTCTCGATTACAAGATGATTTGCGCG GTGGGTGGATTGGTCTCAACCTACTTGGTAATTCTAATTCAAATGCACGCTGTTAGCAATTAG
- the LOC124416407 gene encoding putative gustatory receptor 28b, which produces MRLAEPKDLTSSVAPISYFNFIVGVNLFRSSHSKNIHALITLYFTVFWILCVFMYYTAMTVLVSSYFGNRSSTAATMYQALVYTNAIVALTVPLLVLYSQKGLEEFMQRMEKLTDTFTTVLGFEKNYKSLVRQQLYYIMAIIVVILLIMISDLSWLKSDQTLLTNIAIMITLHHPILVMLVTDFTFFCVVRFVWIKFQLINVALLSLTEPQINPYIRTKLVKVSPKNTISSFQGIGNAETKNASQKRYLFQTIRKSHLELSKLVVKLNTVFGMQNLISMGVSMVMITGLLYTIYSGAQIKHGVRNILKEILPPACWCVVYILKILAVSHSCANTSDEAQKSGQIIYTILGSAIDRDFQKEIQEFALQMIQNPVRFTACGFITLDYTYVQGVIGSITTYLVILIQMSDTSAVPPTTSPNKTVT; this is translated from the exons ATGCGACTCGCAGAGCCGAAAGATTTAACCAGTTCCGTCGCACCGATATCTTACTTCAACTTTATCGTCGGTGTGAACCTGTTTCGATCAAGTCATTCAAAGAATATCCACGCTCTGATCACGCTCTACTTTACTGTGTTTTGGATTTTATGTGTATTTATGTATTACACCGCGATGACCGTGTTGGTTTCTTCGTACTTTGGTAACAGGTCATCCACCGCTGCTACGATGTATCAAGCACTCGTTTATACGAATGCAATCGTTGCACTTACAGTGCCACTGCTTGTGCTGTACAGTCAGAAG GGATTAGAAGAATTTATGCAGCGAATGGAAAAATTGACCGATACCTTTACAACTGTACTGGGATTCGAGAAGAACTACAAAAGCTTAGTTAGGCAGCAACTTTATTATATCATGGCGATTATAGTCGTTATCTTATTGATAATGATTAGTGACTTGTCGTGGCTGAAGAGCGATCAGACGCTTCTAACAAATATTGCAATCATGATAACTTTACATCATCCCATTTTGGTCATGCTTGTTACCGATTTCACGTTCTTTTGCGTAGTAAG ATTCGTCTGGATAAAATTTCAGCTAATAAACGTAGCGTTGCTTAGCCTAACGGAACCGCAAATAAATCCGTATATCAGGACCAAGCTCGTCAAGGTTTCGCCAAAAAATACGATATCCTCCTTCCAAGGAATTGGTAACGCCGAGACCAAGAATGCAAGTCAGAAACGTTACTTGTTCCAGACAATTCG GAAGAGCCACTTGGAACTTTCTAAGCTGgttgtaaaattaaacacCGTCTTTGGCATGCAAAATCTGATTTCGATGGGGGTGTCGATGGTCATGATAACCGGCCTTCTCTACACCATATACAGTGGTGCCCAGATAAAACATGGAGTGCGCAACATACTTAAAGAAATATTACCACCTGCATGCTGGTGCGTTGTTTACATATTGAAGATTCTTGCGGTCAGCCATTCGTGTGCCAACACTAGCGATGAG GCTCAGAAATCAggacaaattatttatacgaTACTTGGATCAGCAATCGACAGAGACTTTCAAAAAGAG ATACAAGAATTCGCGCTTCAAATGATCCAAAACCCGGTACGGTTCACTGCTTGTGGATTCATCACTTTGGATTATACCTATGTTCAAGGG GTCATAGGCTCGATAACCACATACCTGGTGATTCTTATCCAGATGAGTGACACATCCGCCGTTCCACCGACCACTTCACCCAACAAAACCGTAACTTGA
- the LOC124416405 gene encoding helix-loop-helix protein 1, giving the protein MDREALVPIATCCNHSLQPRRRERENGMANGGHGAMVHSVGPGSGTLSREERRRRRRATQKYRTAHATRERVRVEAFNLAFAELRKLLPTLPPDKKLSKIEILRLAICYIAYLNHVLEA; this is encoded by the exons ATGGACAGGGAAGCCTTGGTCCCAATCGCTACTTGTTGTAATCACAGTCTACAGCCGAGACGCAG GGAGAGGGAGAACGGGATGGCAAACGGAGGACACGGAGCGATGGTCCATAGCGTTGGTCCTGGATCGGGAACGCTTTCGCGTGAAGAACGAAGACGTCGAAGACGGGCGACGCAGAAATATCGCACAGCGCATGCCACAAG GGAACGAGTGCGAGTCGAAGCTTTTAATCTAGCCTTCGCGGAGCTGAGAAAATTACTGCCCACCTTACCGCCGGACAAAAAACTCTCGAAAATCGAAATCCTTCGGTTAGCTATATGCTACATCGCCTACCTGAACCACGTTCTCGAAGCATAA